The Leifsonia sp. 1010 genomic sequence ACGCGAGGAGCAGCCAACCAGCGAGCAGTATCCATGGGTTGGGCTCCAGCACGTCGAAACGCCCTCCGAAGTCGTCACTGATCGCGGTCCGCGCCGCGAGAACGAGGGAACCGACGATCAGCACCGCGCCTGCGGACATCCAGACGAAGGCGAGTCCGGCATGCGCCCACCAGAAGTTGCGGGCACGGGGAATCAGGCGGAGCGGAAGGCCTCCCACCATGACGATGACCGTCGTCACGAAGGCCGCCGCGGCGCTCAGCATCAACCACCCGATCATCGACGGGATGCCGTCATAAGAACCCGCGGCGATGCAGATGACCAGCCCCGTGGAGCCCATGACGGCCAGGGTCAATGCAGACTGCCCACCCGCCTCCACGAGGCCGCGCAGTATGCCGGCCGTCACGCCGTTCTGCTGCCCGCTGCGCACACGTCCACGCTAGCGAGGCGCAACCGCGGAGGGATCATCCGTCAGAGTGATTCTCGCCGGACGATGAGCGCTCGCGTCCGCGCGCGAAGGTCACGTCGAGCGGCATGAGATGCCAGGATCGACCCGTGACCGCCGAATCGACCGCCGAGCCGTTGGAGCAGGGAACAGGCTCCGGACGGACGACCGAGGTCCGGCTGCGGCAATCCAGTCGCGGTGCATGCGTGGCGGCCATCACCACGCTGATCGACTTCCTGCTCGCCTGCCTGGCGGGTCTGTTCCATCCATCCCCGGATCAGTCAGCGCTCGATCGGAGTCTGGCCCCGCTCATCTGGGCCGCCGTCTGCCTGCTCGCTGTCGCTGTGGTGCGGTCTCTGTTCGTGGGTGTCTATCTTTCCGAGCGCCGCATCCGGGTGCGGAGCTGGTTCCGCACCTATACGATCCCGATCGACGCGGAGACCCGGTGCCGAACCGACAGGTGGAGCAGTTGGTTCGTCACCCGCGGCACCCCGTACCGGTCGGTGCAAGTGCTGTTTCTGTCCTGGATGCGCGAAGGAAGACGCACCTCCCGCTCGTTCCCGGCGACGGCCGTACGCCGCTCCCGCGCTATCGCCCAGGCAGACGTCATCAACGCGTTCATCGGCGCCACGACGGCCGGGGCAGCTCCCGCCGTCCGGGACTTCGCCCGTGGATCCGAATGGCTCCGGATCACCGCCGACTCCCGGCGGCGGCTGGCTGAGCGGGACGCCGAACGGGACCGTCGCGGCGCGCACGCGTGAGTGGCGGTGAAACGCGCGAAGCTACTTGGTGAAGACCGCGTCGAGGACACGCCCGTCGGCGAGGCTCAATCGCACACGCCAGCACGACCACGTATGAGCGATGACGGCGTCATCCACCAGCCGGGCACTTGTCCATGCGTCATCGGAGCCGAAACCGTTCGGAGTCGCAGTCCAGAGGAGGGTCGAGCCGGAGGGTGACTCGCGCACCACTGTCATGGTCACTCACGGTCGTGGACCTCCACCACATCGCCGTCCGGCCCGCGTCGGAAGCTGCGCGTCACCTCGATGCGCCCGACGATGTTGCCGTTGAGCTCCTCGAGCTGCTCGGCGGGGATCCAATACTCGAGGATGGTCTCACCGCCGACCTGCTGCACCTCGAAACGGTCCAGGAAGTCCTTTCGCACGCGGAAGCGGGTGACGTGCCCGGCCCCGGACGCTTTGACGTTCCAGTCCCGCGCGATGCGGACCGCGTAGTCCTCGTTGAGCACCGGATAGAAGATCGGCTGATCCGGCAACCGCGGAGGCCATCGCGTCCAGCCGGATTCCTCCACCAGCACCAGCTCTTCGGGCCCCGTCGGACGCCAAAGCGTGACGGTTTCGACGTCGGTCATGGCTCATATGCTAGACGGCCGCCCGAGCCTCGCTTCGACTAACGCGACCTGCGGTCCGCAAAGAGGTCGACGAGATCCCTCGCGCCCCGTGTCAGTTCTTCCCCGGGCTCGATGAGCAGCGTCGACCGAGCCCGTCGTCGAGGAGGCGCGGGATATTTCAGCCCTACCAGTATCCTGACCGGGTGATCGAGGGAACGGAATTGACCCCGGCGGAGACGGAGCTGCTCGCGGGAACTGGATACGACGATGTCGCGCTTGTCTGGGCCCTGATCCACCTCGGAATCAGGACCAATCCGCCGCCCACTCCCGACTGGCAACCGAGCGACGACGATATTGCCGCGGCCTTCGGCAGCTTCGAAAAGCTCAGCGCCCTGGGCCTCATCAGCGTCGGGCGCATGGAGTACATCGACGGAGGTCCGCCTGGTCGCCACGCCCCCGTTCGTCACGTTTCCGAGGCCCTCGAGGACGTCAGAGCACGCGTTCAGAACGAAGTCTCGGCCGCACAGGTCGCGACCGATTGGGAATTCGCCTGCTGGGTCGTTGCGACGGAGGCTGGATTGGCCGTCGCGGAGGAAGCCAGCCGAGAGACTCGGCCGGGACGGAAACGGTCACTGCGGGAGATGTTTTCGAGACGCTCCCGCGCTTGGTGAACTCGGAGAATCGGCATCGGACTCGCCAGGGTTCAGATACGCGGTCCCCCGGAACTCGCACCCGAGCATGGCGAGGTCCGCGAGCAAGTCCGGTGGCATGACGAAGGTTCCTTGAGTGCTGTCGGAGGAACCGGACCACCAGATGACCGTCTCACACTCCGGCCTCAGCGATTGGAGCGCATTGGCCCTCTGCCGAAACACGTCGACGAGCGCTCTCAGGGAGGCGACCCCTTGGTCGTCTCTCACATCCACGATCGGTGCATCCACGTCGAGGGACCACTGAGCGCGCTGATGGACCATGTACTCAGCGGCGAGCGCTCGACCAGCCACTGCCGCTCTCGTGGGATCGCCCACATCCGCGCTACTGCTCGGCTCAAGCCCGAGTGCCGCACTGATCTCCGACACGGTTCGTTCGTTACTGTAGACCGAGAGAGTCGACCGGTTCGCGAGGATCACAGTGATCTCTCTTTCGCTCAGAACCCGGGTGATCCGTCACCCGGTTACCGAATCGAATCTAGCGTGCTGACACAGGATTGACGCGGGCCCCGTCAGACCGGCGCGAGCTCGGTCGCCTTGCCGAGGAGCTCCAGCTCGACCCCCCGCCGCACCGCCTCCGAACGCGACGACACCCCGAACTTCTGGAAGATAGCGCTGATGTGGGTTTTGACGGTGTTGGGCGAGACGTACAGGCGCTGCGCGATCTCCGGGCGGGTCAGGTGAGTCTGCAGGTACGGAAGAACACGCTGCTCGGCTTCGGTCAGCGCCACGGAGTCGACTCGACGCTCCAAGGTGCGCGTGTGCTCGGCAAGCAGATTCCGGGCGAACGCTCTCCGTGTATCCAAGGCGTCGCCCGGAACCCCCGGGGGAAGGACTTCATCGATCTCGTCGAGGAGGATCCGGGCGGCGTCCGCGTCCCCGACGGCCAATTGCGCACGGACGAGCAGCAACCGGGTCGGGATGCTGAGCAGCGGCACCGCGCTCCCGCAGCGCTGGCGTTCTGACATGGCCCGCGCCAGGTACCGTCTGCCCGACAGCGTTCGGCCGGCATGGAGTTCCAGGCAGGCGGCGGCCGCGTGCGCGTACGCGGACATGACGTAGCCTTCGATGCCTCCCTCCCGGATGGTGTCCAGGGCTCTCTCGATGTGCGTCGCTGCCCGCTCCCACGCTCCGGCCTCGATCGCGAGGAAGGCGAACTCGGACTCGCAGATCACAATCGAAGCGGGATTGCCGTGAACGCTGGCGATGTGGATCGCCTCGCCGAGCACGACCCGGGCGCGCTCCTCATAGCCGGCGTGGAGCAGGGTGCTTCCCAGGATCTGGACGGCGGGGTCACGCCACGGACTCTCGAGCGGTTCGACCTCGGCCGCGAATTCTGCGTCCTCGAGGGCTGATTCGATGCCGTCGGGCATCATGATTGCCCGGATCATCGCCTTCGCCGAAGGAATGTTGATTCCGGCGGCAGCAGCGTCATCGGGAACCATCCCCAACAGGGTTCCCCACTTGCGGGCGTCGTCATCCGATCCTGCGAGGACCGCGAACCAGGCGAAGACGACAACGGCTGACGGGTTCGCCAGGAGGTTGGCGTCGCCGATCTCACGCAGCCATCGGCCGAGTGTCGCGCTCTGACCCGCCTCGTAGGCCGGGAGACCGGCGGCGGTCACCAGTGCTGTGGCGGTGGGGAACTCCCCCGCCGCGATTGCGTGATCGATGGCCGCCGGGAGTTGCCCGCGCTCGGCGAACCACTGCGATGCTCGCGCGTGAAGGGCTGGCACAAGCGAGGCGGACTCGAGCTGCAGCTCATCCGACAGGTACTCCCGGAACAGAGGATGAAGGCGAAACGCGCGACCGTCCGCGTCCGCGGTGACGAAGAGCTGGCGCGATTCCAGGTCCCGCAGGATCCGGATCGAATCGGTCCGTTCCAACACGGCATCGCACAGGTCCGGGATATGCGTGCCGAGGATCGACGTGCGGAGAAGAAACTGCCTGGTCTCCTCCGGGAGGTCGCGAACGCATTCTCGATAGAGGTAGTCGGCGAGTGCGGTGTTGTCGCTTGTGACGGCGAACGGCCGGCTTCTGGAGAGCAGTGCGTACATGTGCAGCCCGGCCGCCCAGCCCTCACAGCGATCCACCCAATCCGCAAGGAGGCTCCGGTCCACATGCGCGCCCGCCTCGTCGGCGATCCGCGCGGCCCCGTCGAGGTCGATCCGCAACTCGGACGCTCCGACTCTGGCCGCCGACAGCTCGACGCGTCCTCGGGCCAACGCCGCCAGATGCTGCCGGCTCGCCAGCACCACCTGCGATCCCGCGGGCACCCGAGCCAGAGCCACCTCCAGGGCGTCGATGCACCCGACCGTTCTCAACACGTGGACGTCGTCGATGAACAGAACGAACGGACGTTCGCACCGTGAGAGCGCAAGGGCCAGCGCCGGGGCGAGCCTGCTCAGCACTCCCGTCTGGGTGGTCGCGATCTGCGCGAAGACCGACTCGGCCTCCGACGCGAACGCTGTGCACACCCGGGCCAGGAGGCGGATCAGCGCCGCCGGATCGTCATCGTCTTCGCGGAGCGTGAGCCAACCGGTCGCCCGATCTTCGAGGTGTTCCCATTCGGCGAGGAGCGACGTCTTCCCGTAGCCGGCGGGCGCTTCGACCGTGACGATGCGGGAGGTACTGGCGCGCAGCGATTGGATGAGGTCCTGCCGGCGAACATAGGCCGGGTCGAAGAGCGGAGCGGTGGTCTTGCTCTCGAAGAGCAGAGTTTCCAGATCGTCGTTCGCCGAACCCACCCGATATCCCATCGCCGCACGGGCTGGAAGGCTCGTCCGAGCCACCAGGACATAACCGCATCACCTGCATTTATACCGGGGCGGCCCGCAGCCATGGAGAACGCGATTCGTCACCCACACTGAAGCGGGAATCCGCGCGCCAGACGCCTCACTCGGCGGACCAGAGCTCCTCGGCTTCGATGACCAGATCGATCGTCTGTCGCAGGAGACCTCCCAACGATGTCGATCTCAGCAGGGTGTACCTGTCGTACTCGCCCAGCGGGGCGATCGCCGCCAGTTGCCACGCGGCTTCGACGGGGTCGTTCGACAGCTCGATGTCGGTATCCGACTGCGGCTCCGCAACGCGGGCGACCACGCGGCGGACAACCGATTCTGCCTCGGCCCGTAGAGGTTCGAGTGCCTCGGACCACTCCAGATCCGGCAGCATCGAGAGCTCGGCCCGGGGATACGGGTCGTCGTCGAGCCATCGCTCGACCGTGAACCGCCGGGTCCCTACGCCGACGATGACCAGATCATCGGCGCCCACGGCGGCGCTCACAAGGCGCGCCATCGTCCCGACCGAGGCGCGCTGGTCGCCGCCCCCGGCTTCGAATCCGCGCTCGATGAGCACGACGCCGAACTCGAACCCCGGTTCGACCTCGTCGAGCAAACGGCCGACCAGCGTGAGATACCGCGGCTCGAACACCCGCAACGGGATGGGCACGGAGGGAAACAGCACGGAGCCGAGCGGGAACATCGGTGAGGCGGCCATGCTCCAGTGAATCACCGCCGACGTAGAGTGAACAGGTGCCCCGACCGCGTCCCGAGATCCCCGGACCGGGGCAGGAGTCTGTCTGGGACTACCCCAGGCCGCCGCGCATCGAGAGCGTCGCCGTGCCTGTCACGATCCGTCTGGGCGGGCAGCTCATCGTCGAAACCCGGAACGTTGTCCGGGTGCTCGAGACAAGCCATCCGCCGGTCTATTACCTTCCGATAGCGGACTTCGCGACCGGCGCGCTGGTCGACGCCGACGGCTCGTCGTTCTGCGAGTTCAAGGGCACCGCCCGATATCTCGACGTGCGCGGCGGAGGCGAAGTTCGGCCCGCGTGCGCGTGGAACTACCCGCATCCGTCGCCGGGCTTCGAGCCGCTCCGAGACCGCGTCGCCGTCTACGCCCAGCAGATGGACGAGTGCACGGTCGACGGCGAGGTCGTCACGCCGCAGCCCGGGGGCTTCTACGGCGGCTGGATCACGAGAGCCGTGGTCGGGCCCTTCAAGGGGTCGCCCGGGTCACAACGGTGGTGAAGGCTCTGGTCGTGCCCGCGCGGGCACATCACGGTCATCGCATCGGATAGGCGGCGAGCTCCTTCTCCCACTCTGTGGCGGCCGTCGCGAGCTCTTGCGGCGTCAATCTCAGGATGACCTGATCGGGCGCCGCTGAATCGTCTCGTGGGGCTGACTCGTGCGAGAACGTGACGCGCACGGTGACGCACTCTGCGGTGTTATCGCTCAGACCGAAGACCAGATTCGGCTCCAGGAACCAGAGATCCTCCGGCGAGCCCCCTCTGGCCGCATCACGCAGCCAACGCCCGAGTTCTTGCGCCTCGACCGTCAGCAGACAAGGGTCGTCGAATGACCAGCCGACGCCATCAATGTCGATGACACCATGAATCTCCAACCAGTTGGCATCGTGGTCGAACGACCGCGAGCGGGACGACGCATCGGGGAACTGATAACCGTTGATGGTCAACTCGACAGTCGACCCATGTGAGCCCAGCCTCATGGTCTGACAAGACTAGCCACGGCGCATGAATCGAAAGGAACCTCAGGTCAGCTACACGTTGAAGCGGAACTCCACCACGTCGCCGTCCTGCATGACGTAGTCCTTGCCCTCCATGCGCGCCTTGCCGCGCGAGCGGGCCTCGGCGACGCTACCGGCCTCCATCAGGTCGTCGAAGGAGATGACCTCCGCCTTGATGAAGCCCTTCTCGAAGTCGGTGTGGATGACGCCGGCCGCCTGCGGGGCCTTCGCACCCTTGGGGATGGTCCAGGCGCGCGATTCCTTCGGGCCGGCCGTCAGGTAGGTCTGCAGGCCGAGGGTGTCGAAGCCGATGCGGGCGAGCTGGTCGAGGCCGGACTCCTCTTGGCCGGTCGACGCGAGCAGTTCGGCGGCGTCGGCCGCATCGAGGTCGATGAGTTCGGACTCCAGCTTGGCGTCGAGGAAGACGGCCTGCGCCGGAGCGACCAGGGCGGCCAGCTCGGCGCGACGGGACTCGTCGGTGAGCACATCCTCGTCCACGTTGAAGACGTAGATGAACGGCTTGGCGGTGAGCAGGCCCAGCTCGCGGACCGGCTCCAGGTCGATCGACGAGGTCGACAGCGGCTTGCCCGAGTTGAGGTACTCGATCGCGGCCCGCGCGGTCTCGAGGACCACGGGCTCCAGCCTGCGACCCTTGACCTCCTTCTCGTACCGCTGCTCCGCCTTCTCGAGGGTCTGCAGGTCGGCGAGGATGAGCTCGGTGTTGATGGTCTCCATGTCGCCCGCCGGGTCGGTCTTGCCGGCCACGTGCACGACATCGGCGTCGCTGAAGCCGCGCACGACCTGGGCGATGGCGTCCGCCTCGCGGATGTTCGCCAGGAACTTGTTGCCCAGACCCTCGCCCTCGCTCGCGCCCTTCACGATGCCCGCGATGTCGACGAACGACACGGGAGCCGGCACGGTCCTCTCGCTGTGGAACAGCTCGGCGAGACGGTCAAGCCGCGGGTCGGGCAGGTTCACCACGCCGACGTTCGGCTCGATGGTCGCGAACGGGTAGTTCGCGGCGAGCGCGTCGTTCTTGGTCAGCGCGTTGAACAGGGTGGACTTGCCCACATTGGGCAGCCCGACGATTCCGATAGTGAGAGCCACGGTCGTCCATTCTACGGGGAGGGTGGGATGCGGCCGGCCGACGGTCGGGCGGCTCAGCCCTGCAGCGTCGCCCGGTAGCTGCGGGTCACGTACGGCAGCTCGAAGGTGTCGCGCCCCGCGAGGTCGGGATGCTCGCGAGCGAGACGGCGCAGCGACTGGATCACGGCGGCCTGGCCGTCCGGATCCTTACTGATGAAGTAACTGCGGGAGCGCGCCAGATCGAGCAGGCCGTCGAGCGTCAGCGCCTGCACCCAGCGGGTCTCGTGGCGCTCCAGCGGACCGAACGGCGGCGGGACCACCGGGTCGGCCTCGTCGTCGAACACGGCCGAGCCCGCATCCATCAGCTCCCCCAGCTCGCGCACCCAGCCGACGCACTCGTCGCGCTCGTTCCAGATCAGCCCGAGCCGGCCGCCGGGGCGGAGCACCCGGGCGACCTCGGGCACCGCGCGGTCGACATCCACCCAGTGCCACGCCTGGGCGACGACCACCAGGCCGAAGGCGTCGTCCGGCAAGGGGATGCGCTCGGCGGCGCCCTCCCGCGCATCCACGTCGGGGAGACGTTCCTGGAGCACGCGCAGCATCTCGGACGACGGATCCACGGCGGCGACCTCGCGTCCGCGCTCGACGAGGGATGCGGTGAGTTTGCCCGTCCCCGCGCCGAGGTCGAGCACCCGCCCCTCCACCCCGTCGAGGAGCCAGCTGACCGCCTCGGCCGGGTACGTCGGCCGGGCCGCGTCGTAGAGGTCTGCGGCGCGGTCGAAGGAGGCGGCATGGAGGTCGCGCTGCTGACGGGATCGCATGCCGCCGATGGTACGCGTCGCGACCGCCACACGCCCGGCCGCGCGGTTGAGGTGCACGTAGATGCGCATTCACGCGGCGTGTCGACCGCAACGACGTGCACCTCGATGCGGGATGCGGCGGCGCGCGGGCGGGATGCCGGGCCGCGTCGGTGGGCCGTGTCAGCATGACGACGTGACCCTGGACTTCACCGCCATCGACTTCGAGACCGCCAATTCCTCCGCCGCATCGGCCTGCTCGGTCGGACTCGTCAAGGTCAGAGACGGCAAGGTGGTGGACCGGGCGGGATGGTTCATCCGGCCGCCGCTGGGGCACGACGTCTTCCAGGAGTGGAACGTGCGCATCCACGGCATCCGGCCCGAGGATGTGGCCGACGCCGCCGGGTGGGTCGACCAGCTGGCCGATCTGGTCGAGTTCGCGGAGGACGACCACCTCGTCGCCCACAACGCGGGCTTCGACATGGGCGTGATCCGGGCGGCGTGCGCGGCGACCTTCGTCGCCTGCCCGGAGTACAGCTACCTCTGCAGCCTGCAGGTGGCACGCAAGACGTACCACCTGGAGTCGTACCGCCTGCCCGTCGCGGCGATGGCGGCGGGGTTCGAGGACTTCGCGCACCACGACGCGCTGGCGGACGCCGAGGCGTGCGCGGCCATCATGATCCACGCGGCCCGGCGGCACGACGCGGCCACGATCGCGGACCTCGCCGAGCTGACCGGCGCCCGGCTCGGGCGCATCGGCGTTCCGATCGCCGCCTGATCGAGTCGCGACATGATGCGGCGATCCGCCGCGGATTGGCGCGATTCCGCATGTCTCGGCGGGACGGGATCGGACTCGCGGGCCGCGCAAGCGGCAGTGTCGGCGGCTGCTGACACACTGAGGGCATGGACATCCTCGCCCTGCTCCTCGGCCTTCTGATCGGCCTCGTCGTCGGCGCCATCGGCGCGGGCGTCGCCGTCCTGCGCCTGCTGCGCTCGCGGCCGTCGGCCGAGCCCGCCGCGCCGGTCGTCGACCCGGTCGTGCTCGCCGCCCAGCATCAGGCCGAGCTCGCCGAGCTGCGGGCGGCCGAGACGGCCGTGCAGTCGGAGATCCGGGCCGACCTCGCCGCTGCGCACAGCCGGGTGGATGCGCTCCAGGATCAGCTGCGCGCCGCCCAGGAGCAGTACCGCGAGACGGTGGAGCGGCATCGCGCCGAGGCGGAGGCCCGAGCCGAGCGGGAGCGCGCCGAGAGCAAGGTGCTGCAAGCGCTGGCGCCGGTGCGGGAGAGCCTGACGGACATGCAGCGCAAGGTCATCGAGCTCGAGACTCAGCGCAACCAGCAGCACGGCCAGCTCGCGCAGCAGCTCCGGTCGGCGGCGGAGTCGGAGGAGCGGCTGCGCAGCACCGCGGAGGCCCTCGCTTCGGCCCTCCGCTCGAACAGCACTCGCGGCGTCTGGGGCGAGACCCAGCTGCGGAGCGTCGTGGAGGCGGCGGGTCTCATCGAGCGCGTCGACTTCGACGTGCAGTCGAGCATCCACTCGGAGTCCGGCGCGGGCCGGCCCGACATGATCGTGCGCCTCCCCGGCGGCAAGAGCATCGCGCTCGACGCCAAGGTGCCCTTCAACGCATACCTCGAGGCCAGCCAGATCCCGGCGACGGCGACGGGTTCGGAGGCTGCACAGCGGGAGGCGCTGCTCAAGCAGCACGTCAAGGCCGTGCGCGACCACATCACGGCTCTGGGCAGCAAGGCGTACTGGACCGGTCTCGAGTCCTCCCCCGAGCTCGTCATCGCGTTCATCCCGAGCGAGTCGCTCGTGTCGTCCGCTCTCGAGGCCGATCCCTCCATCATGGAGTTCGCCTTCGGCAAGCGCGTCGCGCTCGCGTCGCCCGTAACCCTGTGGTCCGTGCTCAAGACCGTTGCGTTCAGCTGGCAGCAGGATGTTCTGACGCAGGAGGCCAAGCAGCTCTTCGACCTGAGCCGGACGCTGTACAGCCGGCTCTCCACCACGGCCGGCCACATCGAGAAGCTGGGCCGGTCGCTGGAGCGCACGGTCAAGGACTACAACGGCTTCGTCGGGTCGTTCGAGCGCCAGGTCTTCCCCGCGGCCCGCAAGCTCAACGCGCTGGACGAGTCCAAGGTCATCGGCGTGATCGAGGGCATCGAGGAGGCCCCGCGCGAGCTGACGGCGTTCGAACTCGTCAGCGAGCTGGAGCCCCGCGACATGCACGGGATCGACAAGCTGGCCATCGAGGAGCAGGAGCGCGCCCACGCCCTCGAGGCAGAGCGCGACACCGGCGCGGCGTAACCCGCGCGCCGGGCGTCAGAGCTGGTCGGGCTCCAGCCACTTCTCCGCGAGGTGGTCCGCCACCACACGGCGGGCGGTGCCCGACTTCGAGCGGAGCACGATCGACTCCGTCCGGATGATCGGTCCCTTGCGGCGCACGCCCTCCACCAGGCCGCCGTCGGTCACACCGGTCGCGACGAAGAACGTGTTGTCGCCCTTGACCAGGTCGTCCGCGCTCAGAATGGTGTCCATCTTCAGCCCCGCGGCGATGCCCTTCGCCCGCTCCTCGTCGTCGCTCGGCGCCAGCATGCCCTGCATGAACCCGCCGAGGGCCTTGATCGCCGCCGCCGTGATCACGCCCTCCGGGCTGCCGCCGATGCCGACGCACATGTCGATCCGCGACTCGTAACGGGCCGCGTTGATGCCGCCCGCGACATCGCCGTCGAGCAGCAGCCGCGTCCCGGCTCCGGCCGCCCGGATCTCCTCGATCAGGCCCTCATGCCGCGGCCGGTCCAGCACCGCCACCCGGACCTCCGCGACCGGCTTGCCCAGCGCCTTCGCCAGCGCCCGGATGTTGTCACCGATCGACTGCGAGAGGTCCACGACACCGTGGCCGGCCGGACCGGTCACGATCTTGTTCATCCGGAACACGCTCGACGCGTCCAGCATCGATCCCCGGTCCGACACCGCGATGACCGACAGCGCGTTCTGCCGCCCGGCCGCCGTCAGCGAGGTGCCGTCGATCGGGTCGACAGCGATATCCACCGCGGGCCCGCGTCCGTTTCCGACGTGCTCGCCGTTGAACAGCATGGGCGCATTGTCCTTCTCACCCTCGCCGATCACGATGACGCCGTCGAAGTTGACCGTCCCGAGGAACTTGCGCATCGCGTCCACGGCGGCGCCGTCGGCCGCGTTCTTGTCGCCGCGTCCGATCCACGGCGTCGCCCGGATCGCCGCTGCCTCCGTCGCCCGCACCAGCTCCATCGCCAGGTTCCTGTCCGGGTGCTGGAAGTGCGTGGCGGTGTCGGTCATGCTCATGGTGGGTCCTCCCGGACGGATTCGGAACGTCGTCGTCGATACCGGAGCGGGATGCCCGCCGCCGGACGCTGCCAGTGTATCGACCACCCCCTGCCGCGTCAGGGGGTCCGCACGGATGTGCACCCGCGGTCGGCACGAATGCCCTCGGTATGATGAGGGCGTTCGACACCCCGATCCTCAAGGAGCCGCAATGCCCATCGCCACGCCGGACCAGTACGCAGAGATGCTCGACAAAGCGAAGGCCGGCGGCTTCGCCTACCCCGCGTTCAACGTGTCGTCGTCGCAGACGATCAACGCCGTGCTGCAGGGTCTCACCGAGGCGGGAAGCGACGGGATCATCCAGGTCACTACCGGTGGTGCCGACTACTTCGCGGGCCAGACCGTCAAGGCCCGCGCGACCGGCGCGCTCGCGTTCGCGCGTTTCGCCACCGAGGTCGCCAAGAACTACCCCATCACGGTCGCGCTGCACACCGACCACTGCCCGAAGAACGCGCTCGACGACTTCGTGCTGCCCCTCATCGCCGCCTCCGAGGAGGAGGTGAAGGCGGGCCGCAACCCGATCTTCCAGTCGCACATGTGGGACGGCTCGGCGGTCCCGCTCGACGAGAACCTCGAGATCGCGCAGGAGATGCTCAAGCGCACCAAGGCCATCAACGCCATCCTCGAGGTCGAGATCGGCGTCGTCGGCGGCGAGGAGGACGGCGTCCGTCACGAGGGCTCCAACGAGGCCCTCTACACGACCCTCGCCGACGCGGAGAAGGCGGTCGACGCGCTCGGCCTCGGCGAGAACGGCCGCTACATGGCCGCACTCACCTTCGGCAACGTCCACGGCGTCTACAAGCCCGGCAACGTCAAGCTGCGCCCGGAGCTGCTCAAGGAGATCCAGGACGGCCTGGCCGCCAAGTACGGCCACGGTCCGAAGCCGCTCGACCTCGTCTTCCACGGCGGGTCGGGCTCGACCGACGAGGAGATCGCCGAGGCGGTCCGCAACGGCGTCGTCAAGATGAACATCGACACCGACACGCAGTACGCGTTCACCCGCTCCATCGCCGGCTACATGTTCGAGAACTACGACGGCGTGCTCAAGATCGACGGCGAGGTCGGCAACAAGAAGGCATACGACCCGCGCGCCTGGGGCAAGGTCGCCGAGTCCGCCATGGCCGCCCGCGTCGTGGAGGCGACCCAGCAGCTCGGCTCGGCCGGCCACTCCGGCAAGTAGCAGTCACGGGCGGCGGTCGCGTCACGCACCGCCGCCCGCACCACACGAGCCACGCGCTCCAGCAAGGGAGGCGGCCACGATGGCCGAGCAGGAACCGCAGCCGGACGACCGGCCGCGCCCGCAGTTCGGGGAGCTCGCGCCTCCCGGCTGGGTGTGGCACCCGCCGGCGGATGCGGACCGTCTCGACACGTCGCGCCCGCTGGAGCGGGAGGATGACGTGCCGGCCGCACCGGCGACCCCGGTCC encodes the following:
- a CDS encoding LON peptidase substrate-binding domain-containing protein; translated protein: MFPLGSVLFPSVPIPLRVFEPRYLTLVGRLLDEVEPGFEFGVVLIERGFEAGGGDQRASVGTMARLVSAAVGADDLVIVGVGTRRFTVERWLDDDPYPRAELSMLPDLEWSEALEPLRAEAESVVRRVVARVAEPQSDTDIELSNDPVEAAWQLAAIAPLGEYDRYTLLRSTSLGGLLRQTIDLVIEAEELWSAE
- a CDS encoding methyltransferase domain-containing protein, with the protein product MRIYVHLNRAAGRVAVATRTIGGMRSRQQRDLHAASFDRAADLYDAARPTYPAEAVSWLLDGVEGRVLDLGAGTGKLTASLVERGREVAAVDPSSEMLRVLQERLPDVDAREGAAERIPLPDDAFGLVVVAQAWHWVDVDRAVPEVARVLRPGGRLGLIWNERDECVGWVRELGELMDAGSAVFDDEADPVVPPPFGPLERHETRWVQALTLDGLLDLARSRSYFISKDPDGQAAVIQSLRRLAREHPDLAGRDTFELPYVTRSYRATLQG
- a CDS encoding DUF427 domain-containing protein gives rise to the protein MPRPRPEIPGPGQESVWDYPRPPRIESVAVPVTIRLGGQLIVETRNVVRVLETSHPPVYYLPIADFATGALVDADGSSFCEFKGTARYLDVRGGGEVRPACAWNYPHPSPGFEPLRDRVAVYAQQMDECTVDGEVVTPQPGGFYGGWITRAVVGPFKGSPGSQRW
- a CDS encoding ADP-ribosylation/crystallin J1 yields the protein MTDVETVTLWRPTGPEELVLVEESGWTRWPPRLPDQPIFYPVLNEDYAVRIARDWNVKASGAGHVTRFRVRKDFLDRFEVQQVGGETILEYWIPAEQLEELNGNIVGRIEVTRSFRRGPDGDVVEVHDRE
- a CDS encoding LuxR C-terminal-related transcriptional regulator, whose amino-acid sequence is MGSANDDLETLLFESKTTAPLFDPAYVRRQDLIQSLRASTSRIVTVEAPAGYGKTSLLAEWEHLEDRATGWLTLREDDDDPAALIRLLARVCTAFASEAESVFAQIATTQTGVLSRLAPALALALSRCERPFVLFIDDVHVLRTVGCIDALEVALARVPAGSQVVLASRQHLAALARGRVELSAARVGASELRIDLDGAARIADEAGAHVDRSLLADWVDRCEGWAAGLHMYALLSRSRPFAVTSDNTALADYLYRECVRDLPEETRQFLLRTSILGTHIPDLCDAVLERTDSIRILRDLESRQLFVTADADGRAFRLHPLFREYLSDELQLESASLVPALHARASQWFAERGQLPAAIDHAIAAGEFPTATALVTAAGLPAYEAGQSATLGRWLREIGDANLLANPSAVVVFAWFAVLAGSDDDARKWGTLLGMVPDDAAAAGINIPSAKAMIRAIMMPDGIESALEDAEFAAEVEPLESPWRDPAVQILGSTLLHAGYEERARVVLGEAIHIASVHGNPASIVICESEFAFLAIEAGAWERAATHIERALDTIREGGIEGYVMSAYAHAAAACLELHAGRTLSGRRYLARAMSERQRCGSAVPLLSIPTRLLLVRAQLAVGDADAARILLDEIDEVLPPGVPGDALDTRRAFARNLLAEHTRTLERRVDSVALTEAEQRVLPYLQTHLTRPEIAQRLYVSPNTVKTHISAIFQKFGVSSRSEAVRRGVELELLGKATELAPV
- the ychF gene encoding redox-regulated ATPase YchF yields the protein MALTIGIVGLPNVGKSTLFNALTKNDALAANYPFATIEPNVGVVNLPDPRLDRLAELFHSERTVPAPVSFVDIAGIVKGASEGEGLGNKFLANIREADAIAQVVRGFSDADVVHVAGKTDPAGDMETINTELILADLQTLEKAEQRYEKEVKGRRLEPVVLETARAAIEYLNSGKPLSTSSIDLEPVRELGLLTAKPFIYVFNVDEDVLTDESRRAELAALVAPAQAVFLDAKLESELIDLDAADAAELLASTGQEESGLDQLARIGFDTLGLQTYLTAGPKESRAWTIPKGAKAPQAAGVIHTDFEKGFIKAEVISFDDLMEAGSVAEARSRGKARMEGKDYVMQDGDVVEFRFNV